The Drosophila gunungcola strain Sukarami chromosome 3L unlocalized genomic scaffold, Dgunungcola_SK_2 000003F, whole genome shotgun sequence genome contains a region encoding:
- the LOC128258647 gene encoding UPF0046 protein C25E10.12: MEVPVHPLSQDPTAAWRDISKTQRVIKVTMKPPTTTVAPNKARVVCMSDTHSLTPYIKFDIPDGDIFIHAGDFTKCGQLEEVEEFNTWIGALPHRHKIVIAGNHELSFDRTFTHPFQKNQGKGHASSSKHTGMSILDDLPTLGNAKESLENAVQTQNVRGVLTNCRYLEDELLEIWGIRIYGSPWQPEFCRWAFNVPRGPACLEKWNQIPEGIDILVTHTPPVGHGDLCCSGVRAGCVELLSTVQQRVRPKYHVFGHVHEGYGITSDGRIIFVNASTCDINYLPNNAPIVFDVTLPPGFRKD, translated from the coding sequence ATGGAAGTGCCAGTGCATCCGCTGAGCCAGGATCCCACGGCCGCTTGGAGGGACATCAGCAAAACGCAGCGGGTGATCAAGGTCACGATGAAGCCACCCACCACCACAGTGGCGCCCAACAAGGCCCGAGTGGTCTGCATGTCCGACACCCACTCCCTGACTCCGTACATCAAGTTCGACATCCCGGATGGCGATATATTCATCCATGCGGGCGACTTCACCAAGTGCGGCCAGttggaggaggtggaggagttCAACACTTGGATTGGCGCTCTGCCGCATCGCCACAAGATCGTGATTGCCGGCAATCATGAGCTGAGCTTCGACAGAACCTTCACCCATCCTTTCCAGAAGAATCAGGGCAAAGGTCATGCTTCGAGCAGCAAACACACCGGCATGTCCATCCTGGATGATCTGCCCACCTTGGGCAATGCCAAGGAGAGTCTGGAGAACGCTGTACAGACGCAGAATGTCCGAGGGGTTCTGACCAACTGTCGGTATCTGGAGGACGAATTGCTAGAGATTTGGGGCATTCGTATCTATGGATCTCCCTGGCAGCCGGAGTTCTGTCGCTGGGCCTTTAATGTTCCCCGTGGGCCGGCCTGTTTGGAGAAATGGAACCAGATACCCGAGGGCATCGACATCCTGGTCACCCACACCCCACCCGTGGGTCATGGAGACCTTTGCTGTTCGGGCGTAAGAGCAGGATGCGTGGAACTGCTCAGCACTGTTCAGCAACGGGTGCGCCCGAAGTACCATGTTTTCGGGCATGTTCACGAAGGCTATGGCATCACCAGCGACGGCAGGATCATCTTTGTGAATGCATCCACTTGTGACATCAATTACCTACCCAACAATGCCCCCATCGTTTTCGATGTAACCCTGCCCCCGGGATTTCGCAAGGATTAG